Proteins from one Oscillatoria nigro-viridis PCC 7112 genomic window:
- the cobM gene encoding precorrin-4 C(11)-methyltransferase, translating into MSLTEIEALIPGVYIVGAGPGDPDLLTVKAQKLLAAADVILFADSLVPKQILHGVRADAEAIQTADKTLEEIVPLMVERVRAGKSVVRLHSGDPCLYGAVGEQMQALASEGIAFEVIPGISAFQLAAAKLKIELTVPGIVQTIILTRISGRTKVPEREELASLAAHQASLCLYLSARHVEQAQAKLMEHYPSDLPVAICYRLGWPDEKIVLVPLDKMAVATRENNLIRTTMYVISPALGKSAEGRSRLYHPEHDRLFRQ; encoded by the coding sequence ATGAGTTTGACAGAGATTGAAGCCCTAATTCCAGGGGTATACATTGTAGGTGCAGGCCCGGGAGACCCGGATTTGTTGACTGTTAAGGCTCAAAAATTACTGGCTGCAGCCGATGTCATCTTATTTGCTGATTCGTTAGTCCCAAAGCAAATTTTGCATGGGGTGCGCGCGGATGCAGAAGCGATCCAAACTGCGGATAAGACCCTCGAAGAGATTGTACCTTTGATGGTGGAACGAGTGCGCGCCGGAAAAAGCGTCGTCCGCCTCCATTCCGGCGATCCCTGTCTCTACGGGGCTGTCGGCGAACAAATGCAAGCTTTGGCCTCCGAGGGAATTGCTTTTGAGGTAATCCCGGGAATTAGCGCTTTCCAACTTGCGGCGGCTAAACTTAAAATTGAGTTGACAGTTCCGGGAATTGTACAGACAATTATTTTGACGCGAATTAGCGGCAGAACAAAAGTACCCGAACGCGAAGAATTGGCGAGTTTAGCGGCTCATCAAGCGAGTTTGTGCCTGTATTTGAGCGCCCGCCATGTCGAACAAGCTCAAGCTAAATTGATGGAACATTACCCCTCGGATTTGCCTGTAGCGATTTGTTATCGGTTGGGCTGGCCGGATGAAAAAATTGTGCTAGTTCCCCTTGACAAAATGGCCGTTGCTACGCGCGAAAATAATTTGATCCGAACGACAATGTATGTGATTAGTCCGGCGTTGGGAAAATCAGCAGAAGGACGATCGCGCTTGTACCATCCAGAGCACGATCGGCTTTTCCGTCAGTAG
- a CDS encoding glycosyltransferase family 39 protein, whose protein sequence is MNTKSIQNGRLHRISLKILIVVILITGIWFRFTNLDRKVYSFDESITSLRISGYTWTEMVQQDFQGKTISVADLQRKYQQINPEKTWLDTVKGLATEEPQLSPLYFILARFWVQLFCPQVASVRSLSAWISLLVFPSIYWLCWELFRCASAGWVAVTIVAVSPFHVLYAQEARPYMMFAVLVLLSNAILLRAIAIQNSPTTSKLSKAVWSIYAIALTLGLYSSLLFFLVVFAHGIYLIITENWRFSKTLIAYLLASAAAVIIFAPWILVLLYNAPKIEATVGLPRLYLSFISSLKPLIIITCRMLIDTHWAGGIIKLCSSNMATHLIRLIVAALWLLALAHSIYSLCRSTPKRVWLFVLTAIGITAIVLIAVRGVTDRYMVPYILGIQLAVAYLFTAKIAAATNPRQQKLWQLGLIALISSGIVSCAVSSQSQLWWNKYPSSTKYNPQIAAIVNQAQKPLVITHGGNNITGKILSVSYLLKPQAQLLLAVKPEQVKIPDGFSDVFLYRATEALQFELEKVQKYKITPIYQPGDVWLWRVEK, encoded by the coding sequence ATGAACACCAAATCAATTCAAAATGGGCGGCTGCATCGAATTTCGTTAAAAATTTTAATTGTCGTCATATTAATAACGGGGATATGGTTTCGCTTTACTAATCTGGATCGCAAAGTCTACTCGTTCGACGAATCTATCACCTCGCTGCGAATTTCTGGTTACACCTGGACGGAGATGGTGCAGCAAGATTTTCAAGGTAAAACAATTAGCGTCGCAGATTTGCAGCGGAAATACCAGCAGATAAATCCGGAAAAAACTTGGTTGGATACGGTTAAAGGTTTAGCTACAGAAGAACCTCAACTGTCGCCGCTGTATTTTATTTTAGCCCGATTTTGGGTGCAGTTGTTCTGCCCGCAAGTGGCGAGTGTTAGAAGTCTTTCAGCTTGGATTAGTTTGTTAGTTTTCCCCAGCATTTATTGGCTGTGCTGGGAATTATTTCGCTGTGCGTCTGCGGGATGGGTGGCTGTTACAATCGTCGCTGTGTCGCCCTTTCACGTCTTGTACGCGCAAGAGGCAAGACCGTACATGATGTTTGCAGTCCTCGTCTTGCTGTCGAATGCAATTCTGCTGCGGGCGATCGCGATACAAAATTCTCCGACAACATCTAAATTGAGTAAGGCTGTTTGGTCTATTTATGCTATCGCCCTTACTTTAGGACTGTATTCTAGTTTATTATTTTTTTTAGTAGTATTCGCTCACGGCATCTATCTAATTATCACAGAAAATTGGCGTTTTAGCAAAACATTAATTGCTTATTTACTAGCTTCAGCGGCAGCAGTAATTATTTTTGCACCTTGGATTTTGGTATTACTTTATAACGCGCCAAAAATCGAAGCAACAGTAGGCTTACCCCGCCTTTACCTGTCTTTCATATCTTCACTTAAACCTTTAATCATCATCACCTGCCGAATGTTGATCGACACGCATTGGGCGGGCGGAATTATCAAATTGTGTTCGAGCAATATGGCTACACATTTAATCAGACTGATTGTAGCAGCCCTATGGCTGTTAGCGCTCGCACATTCAATCTACTCGCTCTGCCGCTCCACTCCGAAACGAGTTTGGCTGTTTGTATTGACAGCGATCGGAATTACAGCGATAGTATTGATAGCAGTGCGAGGCGTTACCGATCGCTATATGGTTCCCTATATTTTAGGAATCCAGCTAGCTGTTGCCTATCTATTCACTGCTAAAATTGCAGCCGCCACCAATCCCCGACAACAAAAGCTGTGGCAGCTCGGTTTAATAGCCCTAATATCGAGTGGAATAGTTTCTTGTGCCGTCAGCTCGCAGTCCCAACTTTGGTGGAACAAATATCCTTCTAGCACTAAATACAATCCCCAAATAGCAGCGATTGTCAATCAAGCCCAAAAACCTTTAGTAATCACTCACGGAGGCAACAACATCACAGGAAAAATACTGTCTGTCAGCTATCTGCTGAAGCCGCAAGCACAGCTTTTGCTGGCAGTTAAACCCGAACAAGTCAAAATTCCTGACGGTTTTAGCGATGTATTTCTATACCGAGCTACAGAAGCATTACAATTTGAACTAGAAAAAGTGCAAAAATATAAAATCACACCAATTTACCAGCCGGGCGATGTTTGGCTTTGGCGTGTAGAGAAATAA
- the hisH gene encoding imidazole glycerol phosphate synthase subunit HisH — protein sequence MSVIAVVDYDMGNLHSVCKGLENVGAVPKITDSPAIIEQADAVVLPGVGSFDPAMQNLRSRNLIEPIKRAIASRKPFLGICLGLQILFESSEEGVEPGLGVIAGKVRRFRSEPGLTIPHMGWNQLQLTQPDLSLWQNLPSDPWVYFVHSYYVDPVDWEVRSAIVTHGSQNVTAAIAKDNLMAVQFHPEKSSSTGLQMLSNFVSLVREKVPA from the coding sequence ATGTCTGTCATTGCAGTAGTAGACTATGACATGGGCAATCTGCACTCGGTCTGTAAAGGCTTGGAAAATGTGGGCGCAGTGCCAAAAATTACAGATTCTCCTGCTATAATCGAGCAGGCTGATGCGGTGGTTTTGCCGGGAGTGGGTTCGTTTGACCCGGCAATGCAGAATTTACGATCGCGCAATTTGATAGAACCGATAAAAAGGGCGATCGCCTCGCGAAAACCTTTTTTAGGCATTTGTTTGGGTTTGCAAATTCTGTTTGAAAGTTCCGAAGAAGGTGTAGAACCGGGATTGGGCGTAATTGCCGGAAAAGTGCGCCGATTTCGGTCGGAACCGGGTTTGACAATTCCCCACATGGGATGGAATCAATTGCAATTAACTCAGCCGGATTTGTCGCTGTGGCAAAATTTACCGTCCGATCCTTGGGTTTATTTCGTGCATTCTTATTATGTCGATCCAGTTGATTGGGAAGTGCGATCGGCAATTGTGACTCACGGCAGTCAAAACGTGACGGCGGCTATAGCTAAAGACAATCTGATGGCCGTGCAATTTCACCCGGAAAAGTCTTCGAGTACGGGATTGCAAATGCTGTCAAATTTTGTCAGTCTGGTGAGGGAAAAAGTACCCGCTTAG
- a CDS encoding flavin reductase family protein codes for MLDEQAKKTILRKIPHGLYICGVKDGEEVNGFTASWVMQSSFTPPLVVNCVKQDSKSHAMIKASGVFALSFLEAGQKDLAQKFFKQQRRVGNKFEDVEFYPGAETGCPIISDSLGYIECKVVGAVEHGDHTVYVGEVLAAGVHREGNPLLLESTGWNYGG; via the coding sequence GTGCTAGACGAACAAGCTAAAAAGACCATCTTGCGGAAAATCCCTCACGGATTGTACATCTGCGGTGTCAAAGACGGGGAGGAAGTCAACGGTTTCACCGCTAGCTGGGTGATGCAATCTTCTTTTACCCCTCCCTTAGTTGTCAACTGCGTCAAGCAAGACTCCAAATCCCACGCCATGATCAAAGCCAGCGGTGTCTTTGCTTTGAGTTTCCTAGAAGCAGGGCAAAAAGACTTAGCCCAGAAATTCTTCAAGCAGCAGCGCCGCGTTGGCAATAAATTTGAGGATGTAGAATTTTATCCCGGCGCGGAAACTGGTTGTCCGATTATCTCGGATTCTCTGGGTTACATCGAGTGCAAAGTTGTCGGCGCTGTGGAACACGGGGATCACACGGTTTATGTGGGAGAAGTTTTGGCGGCAGGCGTCCACCGAGAAGGCAATCCGTTGCTGCTAGAAAGCACCGGTTGGAATTACGGCGGCTAA
- the glmM gene encoding phosphoglucosamine mutase, whose translation MVQTPSRPRGSDFQAVNSVQPVKRDTILLGDSLSLPNTKLFGTDGIRGKVGELLNAPLALQVGFWAGQVLRQNSPNQGPVILGQDSRNSSDMLAMALSAGLTAAGLEVWNLGLCPTPCVAYLASVSESVGGVMISASHNPPEDNGIKFFDSNGSKLSQQLQEQIEAGIRGAKVPVASLAWGHHYHRAELVKDYAASLCDSLQQMNLEGMRIVLDLAWGAAAGLGPAVFAQMGADVICLHDSPDGSRINVNCGSTHLDSLQAAVLEHNADLGFAFDGDADRVLGVDNQGRTIDGDYILYLWGRQLRDSQQLPSNLIISTVMANLGFERAWEELGGKLTRTNVGDQYVHAEMQRTGAMLGGEQSGHILCPHYGVSGDGLLTALHLASLVRQSGESLAQLVSGSFQTYPQLLRNIRVEDREKRLKWHECEAMQSAIERATTAMGEQGRVLVRASGTEPLIRVMVEAASAELANFWTENLVLAVGQHIAI comes from the coding sequence ATGGTTCAGACACCTTCGCGCCCTCGTGGCAGCGACTTTCAAGCTGTTAACTCGGTACAGCCAGTCAAACGCGATACGATTCTGCTAGGAGATAGCCTCTCCCTGCCCAATACCAAACTCTTCGGCACAGACGGCATTCGCGGGAAAGTTGGAGAATTGCTGAATGCACCCCTAGCCCTGCAAGTGGGCTTCTGGGCTGGGCAAGTTCTACGCCAAAATTCCCCCAACCAGGGGCCTGTGATTTTGGGGCAAGACAGCAGGAATTCCAGCGATATGCTGGCAATGGCACTGTCAGCGGGTTTGACGGCCGCCGGTTTGGAAGTGTGGAATTTGGGATTGTGCCCCACTCCCTGCGTTGCTTATCTGGCAAGCGTTTCGGAGTCGGTCGGCGGAGTGATGATTTCGGCTTCTCACAATCCCCCAGAAGACAACGGCATTAAATTTTTCGACTCAAACGGCTCGAAGCTGTCGCAGCAGTTGCAGGAACAAATCGAAGCGGGAATCCGGGGGGCAAAGGTTCCGGTTGCTAGCTTGGCTTGGGGACACCACTACCATCGCGCTGAGTTGGTGAAAGATTATGCCGCTTCGCTCTGTGATTCGCTGCAACAGATGAATTTGGAGGGAATGCGGATAGTTTTGGATTTGGCTTGGGGGGCCGCTGCGGGTTTGGGGCCGGCGGTGTTCGCGCAAATGGGGGCGGATGTGATCTGTTTGCACGACTCTCCTGATGGATCTCGCATTAATGTTAACTGCGGTTCTACTCATCTCGACAGTTTGCAAGCGGCGGTTTTGGAACACAATGCCGATTTGGGCTTTGCTTTTGACGGCGATGCCGATCGAGTTTTGGGTGTTGACAACCAAGGTCGAACGATTGACGGCGATTACATTCTTTATCTGTGGGGCAGGCAGTTGCGCGACTCGCAACAGTTACCGTCCAATTTAATTATTTCTACTGTAATGGCTAACCTCGGCTTCGAGCGAGCTTGGGAAGAATTGGGCGGCAAACTAACTAGAACCAACGTCGGAGATCAGTACGTTCACGCGGAAATGCAGCGCACCGGTGCGATGTTGGGCGGCGAACAGTCGGGACACATTCTTTGTCCGCATTACGGTGTCAGCGGCGACGGTTTGCTGACAGCTTTGCATTTGGCTTCGCTGGTGCGCCAGTCCGGGGAATCTTTGGCACAATTGGTAAGTGGCAGTTTCCAAACTTATCCGCAGTTGCTGCGAAATATTCGGGTGGAGGATCGCGAAAAACGCCTGAAATGGCACGAGTGCGAGGCAATGCAAAGTGCGATCGAACGTGCTACAACAGCAATGGGCGAACAGGGACGGGTTTTGGTTCGCGCTTCTGGCACTGAACCGCTAATCCGAGTTATGGTGGAAGCTGCCAGCGCCGAATTGGCTAATTTCTGGACTGAAAATTTAGTTTTAGCCGTTGGGCAACACATCGCTATCTGA
- a CDS encoding dienelactone hydrolase family protein has protein sequence MKDLTRRQFITVTALSAGFALAVHPIAAAVINTDAAGLIAGEVKIPVKDGQIPAYRAMPASGSNFPVILVIQEIFGVHAHIQDICRRFAKLGYLAIAPEMFARQGDVSKITDIQEIISKVVSKVPDAQVMSDLDATVEWAQKSGKGNINKLGITGFCWGGRIVWLYSSHNPKVKAGVAWYGRLVADSTALTPKQPIDLAATLKVPVLGLYGGKDESIPNDTVEKMREVLKTGSSGSEIVLYPDAPHGFNADYRATYREKEAKDAWKQMQDWFKKHGVA, from the coding sequence ATGAAAGACTTAACTCGCAGACAATTTATCACTGTCACCGCATTAAGCGCCGGATTTGCCTTAGCAGTTCATCCTATTGCGGCTGCCGTTATCAATACGGATGCTGCTGGTTTAATAGCAGGTGAGGTAAAAATTCCCGTCAAAGACGGGCAAATTCCAGCCTACAGAGCAATGCCAGCCAGCGGCAGCAATTTTCCAGTAATTTTAGTAATTCAAGAAATCTTCGGAGTTCACGCCCACATTCAAGATATTTGCCGCCGTTTTGCCAAATTAGGTTATTTAGCGATCGCCCCAGAAATGTTTGCCCGTCAAGGTGATGTTTCTAAAATCACCGACATCCAAGAAATTATTAGTAAAGTTGTCTCGAAAGTTCCCGACGCTCAAGTTATGTCCGATTTAGATGCTACCGTAGAGTGGGCACAAAAATCAGGAAAAGGCAATATTAATAAGTTGGGAATTACAGGATTTTGCTGGGGCGGCAGAATTGTTTGGCTGTACTCTTCTCACAACCCAAAAGTCAAAGCTGGAGTGGCTTGGTACGGGCGTTTGGTTGCCGATTCTACGGCTTTAACTCCCAAACAGCCGATCGACCTTGCAGCAACTTTGAAAGTACCTGTATTGGGGCTTTACGGTGGCAAAGACGAGTCAATTCCCAACGATACAGTCGAGAAAATGCGGGAAGTTCTCAAAACTGGTAGCAGCGGTTCGGAAATTGTGCTTTATCCAGATGCGCCCCACGGTTTTAACGCCGACTATCGCGCCACTTACCGGGAAAAAGAAGCTAAGGATGCTTGGAAACAGATGCAAGATTGGTTTAAGAAGCACGGAGTTGCATAA
- a CDS encoding pyroglutamyl-peptidase I family protein — translation MTAKILLTSFDTWLPHQKSNSSDDLLAKISQIESLPDSLTFLRKLPVDFQRAPNLAIAEINQLQPDTIICCGMAESRQKLTVESCACCDSDILKTAVNLEPLVADLGATEISHEAGKFVCEALYYAVLKHICDSQIAAKCIFVHVPILTPDNADKIVADFLLVMRRLTLAANK, via the coding sequence ATGACTGCGAAAATCCTGCTAACCTCATTTGATACTTGGCTTCCCCATCAGAAATCCAACTCCTCGGACGACTTATTAGCCAAGATTTCCCAGATCGAATCTTTGCCTGATTCCCTAACTTTTTTGAGGAAACTGCCAGTAGATTTTCAGCGAGCACCTAATTTAGCGATCGCCGAAATCAACCAACTCCAACCCGACACTATTATCTGCTGCGGCATGGCAGAAAGTCGGCAAAAATTAACCGTAGAATCTTGCGCTTGCTGCGATAGCGACATTCTGAAAACAGCAGTTAATCTCGAACCGCTAGTCGCTGATTTAGGTGCAACAGAAATCAGCCACGAAGCCGGAAAATTTGTTTGCGAAGCCCTATATTATGCGGTTTTAAAACATATTTGCGATTCTCAAATAGCCGCTAAATGTATTTTCGTCCACGTACCAATTTTAACTCCAGACAACGCTGACAAAATTGTCGCCGATTTTTTATTAGTTATGCGTCGCCTAACTCTCGCAGCTAATAAATAA
- the rsmD gene encoding 16S rRNA (guanine(966)-N(2))-methyltransferase RsmD, producing MSLRISGNRQIKTLPGLATRPTPSRVREALFNIWQGTIADCRWLDICTGSGSMGAEALCRQAASVTGIEQSAKACAIIRQNWEQVADSSQTFQILRGNATAKLAALAGQQFDRIYFDPPYASDLYEPVLNTIASQEMLALLGEMAVEHSPERSTQPISGLEICRHKIYGNTALTFYTRSCR from the coding sequence ATGAGTCTGAGAATCAGTGGCAACCGCCAAATCAAAACCCTGCCGGGACTCGCAACTCGCCCTACACCTTCGCGAGTCAGAGAAGCTTTATTTAATATTTGGCAAGGGACGATCGCAGATTGCAGGTGGCTTGACATTTGTACAGGCAGCGGTTCGATGGGTGCAGAAGCTTTGTGTCGGCAAGCTGCGAGTGTCACTGGCATCGAACAGTCGGCGAAAGCTTGTGCGATTATCCGCCAAAACTGGGAGCAAGTAGCAGACTCGTCCCAAACATTCCAAATACTGCGGGGAAACGCGACGGCGAAGTTGGCGGCACTAGCGGGGCAGCAGTTCGATCGCATTTACTTCGATCCGCCCTACGCCAGCGACTTGTACGAACCTGTGTTAAACACGATCGCCAGCCAAGAAATGCTAGCACTCCTCGGCGAAATGGCCGTCGAACACAGCCCGGAGCGATCGACACAACCGATTTCCGGCCTAGAAATTTGCCGCCATAAAATATACGGCAATACAGCATTAACCTTCTATACCCGCAGTTGCCGATGA